One region of Natronolimnobius baerhuensis genomic DNA includes:
- a CDS encoding sugar transferase, which produces MLTGWRYRVVALLGVIGITVATVVAANHPISQSIFTTYVPLFNRLEVTVLTNGSLLWALTLSVLAVGVALWPLYKPRPRRILDTVVMAQKRVFVAGLGLAALGYFKWSHRLPRATLAMIVGLLAVVIPAWFVWIRRRPAGSDGRTLIVGDDLAQIERIAPEIDAPVLGYLCPSTLSQFMFDETAVDGSETDSIRADGGLEMTPPASSTENGNGADNDVAHGPLDLESLSRLGGLSRLEDTLVEHDIDTVVLAFQRADRAEFFGALDACHEHGVDAKVHREYADSVLVSKGDVGDLVAVDLEPWDPLDHLFKRVFDVAFAAIGLVVFAPLMLVLAAAVKLDSPGPVLYSQDRTAGFGETFPVYKFRSMVPEGESATPSDDDENDRITRVGSILRTTHLDELPQLWSIFVGDMSVVGPRAAWTEEEVLLEEDAPAWRKRWFVKPGLTGLAQIHDAKSTDPNTKLRYDLEYIRRQSFWLDVKIVVRQVWNVLADVLATVR; this is translated from the coding sequence ATGCTGACTGGCTGGCGGTATCGTGTGGTCGCGTTACTCGGTGTCATTGGGATCACCGTCGCCACCGTCGTCGCCGCCAACCACCCGATTTCGCAGTCGATCTTTACGACGTACGTGCCGCTTTTTAATCGCCTCGAGGTGACGGTCCTCACGAACGGATCGCTGCTGTGGGCACTCACGTTGAGTGTTCTCGCGGTGGGTGTTGCACTGTGGCCGCTGTACAAACCTCGCCCACGGCGCATCCTCGACACCGTCGTCATGGCCCAAAAGCGAGTGTTCGTCGCTGGGTTAGGACTCGCTGCACTGGGCTACTTCAAGTGGTCCCATCGCCTCCCTCGAGCGACGCTTGCGATGATCGTCGGCTTGCTCGCGGTCGTGATTCCGGCGTGGTTCGTCTGGATTCGACGACGGCCTGCTGGCTCCGACGGGCGAACGCTGATCGTCGGCGACGATCTAGCACAGATCGAGCGCATCGCCCCCGAAATCGACGCCCCTGTTCTTGGCTATCTCTGTCCGTCGACGCTCAGCCAATTTATGTTCGACGAGACAGCTGTCGACGGGTCGGAAACGGACTCGATCCGCGCAGACGGTGGCCTCGAGATGACACCGCCAGCGTCGTCGACCGAGAACGGCAACGGGGCCGACAACGACGTCGCCCACGGACCACTTGACCTCGAGTCACTCTCCCGGCTCGGCGGGCTGTCTCGACTCGAGGATACGCTCGTCGAACACGATATCGATACGGTCGTGCTGGCGTTTCAGCGTGCTGACCGTGCGGAGTTCTTCGGCGCGCTCGATGCCTGCCACGAACACGGCGTCGACGCGAAAGTCCACCGGGAGTACGCAGACAGCGTCCTCGTCTCGAAAGGCGATGTCGGCGATCTGGTTGCTGTCGACCTCGAACCGTGGGATCCGCTGGATCACCTGTTCAAGCGGGTGTTCGACGTGGCCTTCGCTGCGATTGGACTGGTCGTGTTTGCGCCGCTCATGCTGGTCCTCGCGGCGGCAGTCAAACTCGACAGTCCTGGCCCGGTGCTCTATAGTCAGGACCGTACCGCTGGCTTTGGCGAGACGTTCCCTGTCTACAAGTTCCGCTCGATGGTTCCCGAAGGCGAGTCCGCAACGCCATCCGACGACGACGAAAACGACCGGATCACGCGTGTTGGGTCGATTCTCCGCACGACGCATCTGGACGAGCTTCCCCAACTGTGGTCGATCTTCGTCGGGGACATGAGCGTCGTCGGCCCGCGAGCCGCCTGGACCGAAGAAGAGGTCCTCCTCGAGGAAGACGCACCGGCCTGGCGCAAGCGCTGGTTCGTCAAACCCGGACTCACCGGGTTGGCCCAGATTCACGACGCCAAGAGCACGGATCCGAACACCAAACTGCGCTACGACCTCGAGTACATCCGTCGCCAGTCGTTCTGGCTCGACGTGAAAATCGTCGTTCGACAGGTCTGGAACGTTCTTGCGGATGTACTCGCGACGGTTCGGTAG
- a CDS encoding metal-dependent hydrolase gives MAELLSHVLIAYALATIVSWRLEWVTRRWVAIAMIGALIPDVNRIGMFVSDATLEAVLGVPVGLDAIHTLGGTILLAGIGAMVLTTQHRRAFGVLLAGALSHLLVDGVKAYADGAAGAWLYPVTWYRHPTPSLYVSSDPMVLVVTALGALVVAACDYVLRERGAVTQP, from the coding sequence ATGGCTGAACTGCTCTCTCACGTCCTCATCGCGTACGCCCTCGCAACGATAGTGAGTTGGCGACTCGAGTGGGTGACACGCCGCTGGGTCGCCATCGCGATGATCGGTGCGTTGATCCCCGATGTCAATCGGATTGGGATGTTCGTCAGTGACGCCACGCTCGAGGCGGTCCTCGGCGTGCCGGTCGGTCTCGATGCGATACATACACTTGGCGGGACGATACTGCTTGCTGGAATCGGTGCGATGGTGTTGACGACACAGCACCGTCGGGCGTTCGGCGTCCTGCTCGCGGGCGCGCTCTCACATCTGCTCGTGGATGGGGTGAAGGCGTACGCTGACGGCGCTGCGGGGGCGTGGCTCTACCCCGTTACGTGGTATCGTCATCCGACACCGAGTCTCTACGTTTCGTCCGATCCGATGGTGCTTGTCGTCACCGCCCTCGGCGCGCTCGTAGTCGCCGCATGTGACTATGTTCTGCGAGAGCGTGGCGCAGTCACCCAACCCTGA
- a CDS encoding aldo/keto reductase, whose product MTVPTQTLPSGDELPMIGFGTWELEGETVRESVQAALEAGYTHIDTAEGYMNEAEIGEALAEADVDRDELFLTSKVLAKNLHYDDVIASCKASLEKLGTDYLDLYLIHWPNPAISVRETLHAMETLHEEGLVRNIGVSNFSAYQLSAAQHVSDVPIAVNQIEFHPWFQRPDLVEYCEETDTVLEAAAPLGRTDVFEDEVIQELAEEYEKSPAQIALRWAIERDVVVLPRSTTPDHIEANIDLFDWELTDEDRQRLDDRDRNEPVYDTPARDWNSDVWGIPQ is encoded by the coding sequence ATGACAGTCCCAACACAGACGCTGCCGAGTGGCGACGAACTGCCGATGATCGGCTTTGGAACGTGGGAACTCGAGGGCGAGACCGTCCGCGAGTCCGTCCAGGCCGCACTCGAGGCTGGCTATACGCACATTGACACGGCGGAGGGGTACATGAACGAAGCCGAAATTGGCGAGGCGCTCGCCGAGGCCGACGTCGACCGCGATGAGCTCTTTCTCACGTCGAAGGTGCTCGCGAAGAACCTCCACTACGACGACGTGATCGCCTCCTGTAAGGCAAGTCTCGAGAAGTTGGGGACGGACTACCTCGACCTGTACTTGATCCACTGGCCCAACCCCGCGATTTCGGTTCGCGAGACGCTGCACGCGATGGAGACACTCCACGAGGAGGGACTCGTCCGTAACATCGGCGTCTCGAACTTCAGCGCCTACCAGTTGAGCGCGGCCCAGCACGTCTCTGACGTCCCGATTGCGGTCAATCAGATCGAGTTCCATCCGTGGTTCCAGCGCCCCGACCTCGTTGAGTACTGCGAGGAAACGGACACCGTGCTCGAGGCCGCAGCGCCGCTTGGCCGAACGGACGTCTTTGAGGACGAGGTCATCCAGGAACTGGCCGAGGAGTACGAGAAATCGCCCGCACAGATCGCTCTCCGGTGGGCCATCGAGCGCGATGTCGTTGTCCTCCCGCGGTCGACGACACCCGACCACATCGAGGCGAATATCGATCTGTTCGACTGGGAACTCACGGACGAAGATCGCCAGCGACTGGACGACCGCGACCGCAACGAACCGGTGTACGACACGCCTGCACGCGACTGGAACAGCGACGTGTGGGGAATCCCGCAGTAA
- a CDS encoding universal stress protein codes for MTTHVLVPIDGSSQAWDALDHAADVHGNDRITVIHVINPADGVASDYGGGGYADPQTQARARERGESLCEEARKRIEEQCDPSCSPTLETAIETGQPARAIVAYADEHDVDQIVMGSHGRSGVARLLLGSVAETVTRRARVPVTIVR; via the coding sequence ATGACAACACACGTTCTCGTCCCAATTGACGGCTCATCACAGGCATGGGATGCACTCGATCATGCAGCAGACGTTCACGGGAACGACCGGATTACGGTGATACACGTCATCAACCCGGCTGACGGAGTTGCAAGTGACTATGGCGGCGGTGGCTACGCCGACCCACAGACCCAGGCTCGTGCACGCGAGCGAGGCGAATCCCTCTGTGAAGAGGCACGAAAACGCATCGAGGAACAGTGTGATCCGTCCTGTTCACCTACTCTCGAGACAGCCATCGAGACTGGACAGCCGGCACGAGCTATCGTCGCCTACGCAGACGAACACGATGTCGACCAGATCGTCATGGGCAGTCACGGGCGCTCCGGTGTCGCCCGATTACTGCTTGGAAGCGTTGCTGAGACTGTGACTCGGCGAGCACGCGTCCCAGTGACGATTGTTCGATAG
- a CDS encoding orc1/cdc6 family replication initiation protein, with translation MSGPFSDLTETIFADKSVLSESYQPEAILERDEEIDAFSHALQDVLFGREPENVFLYGKAGLGKTAVTTYMMGELQSEVEVREDADDLHVHEINCNGKTLFMVVRRLVNELLPADASPFPKRGLGTGDAFDELYTQLDRHGGTHLIVFDEIDHLDDVDTLLYELPRARSNGYLTESLVGIIGISNNYTFRQSLSAKVKDTLMETEISFSPYDAGELRTILHDRADRAFVDGACDDSAIAKAAALSAQDMGNARQAIDLLRVGAEVAERNSDEIVDDTHIENARTLVQRGRLRNKIRDQTEHAQYILEAIAKLEERGDVPARSKEVQEGYETVATAYGATPLTTLKSIQDHLSDLHMLGFLVRHERNKGLSGGQYYEYELDLDPMIVLETREEIVQPAE, from the coding sequence ATGTCTGGCCCGTTTAGTGATCTCACGGAAACTATCTTTGCCGATAAGTCCGTTCTGAGCGAGAGCTATCAGCCGGAAGCCATCCTCGAGCGAGACGAAGAAATCGACGCATTCAGCCACGCGCTTCAGGACGTGCTATTCGGCCGAGAACCTGAGAACGTCTTTCTCTACGGCAAAGCAGGACTTGGGAAAACAGCGGTCACGACGTACATGATGGGCGAGCTACAGTCCGAAGTCGAAGTCCGTGAAGACGCTGATGATCTACACGTCCACGAAATCAACTGCAACGGCAAGACACTGTTTATGGTGGTCAGACGACTGGTCAACGAATTACTCCCAGCGGATGCAAGCCCGTTTCCGAAACGCGGACTCGGAACCGGCGATGCCTTTGACGAACTCTATACACAACTGGATCGACACGGTGGCACCCACCTGATCGTCTTCGACGAGATTGACCATCTGGACGACGTCGATACCCTCCTGTATGAACTCCCTCGAGCCCGCTCGAACGGCTATCTTACGGAGTCATTAGTCGGAATTATCGGCATCAGCAACAACTACACATTTCGTCAGTCGCTCTCTGCAAAGGTTAAGGACACGCTCATGGAAACTGAAATCTCGTTCAGTCCCTACGATGCTGGCGAGTTGCGGACGATTTTACACGACCGAGCGGATCGTGCGTTCGTCGACGGAGCCTGTGACGATTCAGCGATTGCGAAAGCTGCAGCGCTGTCGGCACAGGATATGGGGAATGCGCGACAGGCAATCGACCTGCTCCGCGTGGGCGCTGAAGTCGCCGAACGCAACAGTGACGAAATCGTCGACGACACGCATATCGAAAACGCCCGCACACTCGTCCAGCGTGGTCGCCTTCGAAACAAGATTCGTGATCAGACCGAACACGCTCAGTACATCCTCGAGGCAATCGCTAAACTCGAGGAACGCGGTGACGTCCCAGCCCGCTCGAAAGAGGTCCAAGAGGGCTACGAAACGGTGGCAACAGCCTACGGTGCAACACCACTAACGACGCTCAAGAGCATTCAGGATCACCTTTCAGACCTCCATATGCTCGGCTTTCTCGTTCGGCACGAACGGAACAAGGGCCTCAGCGGCGGCCAGTACTACGAGTACGAACTCGATCTCGATCCGATGATCGTCCTCGAGACGCGAGAGGAAATCGTCCAGCCAGCAGAATAG
- a CDS encoding alpha/beta hydrolase, which translates to MTGCSESNTSDDSMQSLVSEKRTDGGESPAIESASIAAYEDVTYAERDAGELKLDLYVPETDGLTPLVVYIHGGGWVFETRKNAPDLERFAAEWDCAIASVSYRLATVPDDVTLPFDVDPDNQTPRGVFPDQIVDVKAAIRWLRANADEYGFDEDRVATWGASAGGHLAALAGVVDDVTDIAGDAYPADAVVKAVAPDESGVVQAVVDWYGIHDLQKLPGHKSSLESFLLGGPLSENQDKARRASPVTYVTPDDPPFLLMHGRTDQVVDVEQSDGLFEELTAAHVDATYYELLELGHVWGADSERTAMSVLESDPRPAQTVRAMAHLEEGESTETMLGERPPAGPDAIGTFLAETLR; encoded by the coding sequence ATGACTGGTTGTTCGGAGTCGAATACGAGCGACGACAGTATGCAGTCACTGGTGAGCGAAAAACGAACCGACGGCGGTGAGTCCCCCGCGATTGAGTCGGCATCGATAGCCGCGTACGAGGACGTCACGTACGCCGAACGCGACGCCGGCGAGTTGAAACTCGACCTTTACGTCCCCGAGACCGACGGGCTAACACCGCTTGTCGTCTACATCCATGGCGGTGGCTGGGTCTTCGAGACCCGGAAGAACGCACCCGACCTCGAGCGGTTCGCAGCGGAGTGGGACTGTGCGATAGCAAGCGTGAGCTACCGGTTAGCAACAGTCCCGGACGACGTCACCCTGCCGTTCGACGTCGACCCCGACAATCAGACACCGAGAGGAGTCTTCCCCGATCAGATCGTGGACGTCAAGGCCGCGATCAGGTGGCTCCGAGCGAACGCTGACGAGTACGGCTTCGACGAGGATCGGGTCGCAACGTGGGGCGCATCTGCAGGCGGCCACCTAGCCGCGCTTGCCGGCGTCGTCGACGACGTGACCGATATCGCTGGGGACGCATATCCGGCCGATGCGGTTGTGAAAGCGGTCGCACCTGACGAGTCCGGCGTTGTGCAGGCGGTCGTCGACTGGTATGGGATTCACGACCTCCAGAAACTGCCGGGCCACAAGAGTTCGCTCGAGTCCTTCCTGCTCGGCGGTCCGCTCTCGGAGAACCAGGACAAGGCCCGGCGAGCGAGTCCTGTTACCTACGTGACGCCGGATGACCCACCGTTTCTCCTCATGCACGGCCGTACGGACCAGGTTGTCGACGTCGAGCAGAGCGACGGGTTGTTCGAGGAGTTGACCGCAGCCCACGTCGACGCGACGTATTATGAACTGCTGGAACTCGGCCACGTCTGGGGTGCTGACTCCGAACGAACGGCGATGTCCGTCCTCGAGTCGGATCCCAGGCCTGCCCAAACGGTCAGGGCAATGGCTCACCTCGAGGAGGGCGAATCGACGGAGACCATGCTCGGGGAGCGACCGCCGGCGGGACCGGACGCAATCGGAACGTTCCTCGCAGAGACGCTTCGATAA
- a CDS encoding DUF1508 domain-containing protein: protein MSVSQLWRRYSSAAGFGNGAIGASIVFVALLRPLFGPSGQLRWGDRGLEMSPWVALGTGIILFAGVSVAVVALTRHPQGRLDHLADHSNSDHVKEAQSGTTGSTVPEVLAGEETTAGQFALVQTNDGEWVWHALHFETLAASPTGATSRSAAADNVTHLQTALERASSHELEDAAIRISNLSGDDWTWTLVRPDGEAVATAAGDATDREQVEAAVSTLKDRGPDGTIIDIGRGAFALTERDDRWHWHLVDDERTTLAVSSKEFRHREDTESAATAIGSLLTDARSVAVETVAVELEQVEDTDRWTWQIVDSQGETLVDATATFDDRTDAEAAVTTVLEGLESAAVTVADQCAYELFPVESQWHWRLVDDTDRIVAHTPVGRRTRGQARQALEQFRDAAPNGAITNFEGAAYEIHPAGGTLEAEWPDSTGTDDATAMTDTATGTDNTLSTTDTATGTDDARSTDATAATAGQWNWRLVTDDRTCLAVSPEPAADAGHARAAINRLQEQAVSADICHFETASFRVYQTDDGEWRWRLLDAGGAVLGDSDGAHDSRNDAIEAMLTLKERTSDSEAAVVEVETATVELHTVGEQWSWRLLDDTGVLLATAPKRYPSKAAAREAANRVRTHSSAESTTMDRAAFQPFSDDTNSENARWHWRFVHPSGKTLAVSARGFATRDGLLEHVSDLRELAATERTQTTGPVTVQLAGDDACRFRLLDHDRTPIAESTVPYPTRDAARNAIDSLVRVAPDAPLFTIDEAVLWLECADTSADDVADTSADDDANASADGDADANDDDGSDEEHADWRWTLIDEERTVLARSPTRDTQTALRSQIDSLRRLAPHAEPVPLTGVSFDLVERSETDSSTTATEDTPRERWQWRLLEADGEPVAVDARPGGSKADVHERMDSVRDLLADADVLTLEEPVFELYADEEWAWRLVDTTGETLLESTQTYPTRQAVTNALETMRTTLPAGAVTVAGAEAETETEPETN, encoded by the coding sequence ATGAGCGTCTCGCAACTGTGGCGCCGGTACTCGAGTGCGGCCGGGTTCGGAAACGGTGCTATCGGCGCATCGATTGTCTTTGTCGCTCTATTGCGCCCGCTTTTTGGACCCAGTGGACAGCTCCGCTGGGGAGATCGTGGCCTCGAGATGTCGCCGTGGGTTGCACTCGGAACCGGAATCATCCTCTTCGCTGGCGTCTCGGTTGCCGTGGTTGCGCTCACGCGACATCCACAGGGCAGGTTGGACCACCTCGCAGACCACTCTAACAGTGACCATGTCAAGGAGGCACAGTCTGGGACCACCGGATCGACAGTCCCAGAAGTACTGGCAGGCGAGGAGACCACAGCTGGCCAGTTCGCACTCGTCCAGACCAATGACGGCGAGTGGGTGTGGCACGCACTCCACTTCGAGACGCTGGCTGCAAGCCCCACCGGCGCGACATCTCGCTCAGCAGCCGCCGACAACGTAACGCACCTCCAGACAGCACTCGAGCGAGCCAGCAGTCACGAACTCGAGGATGCGGCGATTCGCATTTCGAATCTATCTGGCGATGACTGGACGTGGACGCTCGTCCGCCCCGACGGCGAGGCAGTCGCGACCGCTGCTGGCGACGCCACTGACCGCGAGCAGGTTGAGGCTGCAGTAAGCACGCTCAAAGACCGCGGTCCGGACGGGACGATCATCGACATTGGACGAGGCGCGTTCGCACTCACCGAACGAGACGACCGCTGGCACTGGCACCTGGTCGACGATGAACGGACGACGCTGGCGGTCAGTTCCAAAGAGTTCCGCCACCGCGAGGATACCGAATCAGCCGCGACAGCCATCGGTTCGCTACTTACGGATGCACGCAGCGTCGCCGTCGAGACAGTTGCCGTCGAACTCGAGCAGGTCGAGGACACCGACCGCTGGACGTGGCAGATCGTCGATTCACAGGGCGAGACACTCGTCGATGCAACCGCGACGTTCGACGACCGGACGGATGCCGAAGCCGCCGTGACGACCGTCCTCGAAGGACTCGAGTCGGCTGCGGTAACTGTCGCTGATCAATGTGCATACGAGTTATTCCCTGTCGAAAGTCAGTGGCACTGGCGACTCGTCGACGACACGGATCGTATCGTGGCTCACACACCGGTCGGTCGACGGACACGCGGGCAGGCCAGACAGGCTCTCGAGCAGTTCCGAGACGCAGCACCAAATGGTGCGATTACCAACTTCGAGGGTGCTGCCTACGAGATCCATCCGGCTGGTGGGACACTGGAAGCAGAGTGGCCAGACAGCACAGGAACTGATGACGCCACAGCCATGACCGACACCGCTACAGGCACTGACAACACTCTATCAACGACCGACACCGCTACAGGCACTGACGACGCCAGATCCACGGACGCTACTGCCGCCACTGCCGGTCAGTGGAACTGGCGACTCGTCACGGACGACCGCACCTGTCTTGCAGTCAGTCCCGAACCGGCAGCCGATGCGGGTCACGCACGAGCAGCGATTAATCGACTCCAAGAGCAAGCCGTGAGCGCCGACATCTGTCACTTCGAGACCGCATCGTTTCGCGTCTACCAAACCGACGACGGTGAGTGGCGCTGGCGATTGCTCGATGCCGGTGGTGCCGTTCTCGGGGACAGCGATGGCGCTCACGACTCGAGAAACGACGCAATTGAGGCAATGCTGACGCTCAAAGAACGGACATCCGATTCCGAAGCTGCGGTCGTCGAAGTCGAAACCGCAACAGTCGAACTTCACACCGTCGGCGAGCAGTGGTCGTGGCGACTACTCGACGATACTGGCGTTCTCCTCGCAACGGCACCGAAACGGTATCCGAGCAAGGCGGCCGCACGGGAGGCTGCCAACCGCGTCCGAACACACTCGAGTGCCGAAAGCACCACGATGGATCGAGCCGCATTTCAACCGTTTTCCGACGACACAAACTCCGAGAACGCCCGTTGGCACTGGCGGTTCGTCCATCCGAGCGGAAAAACCCTCGCCGTCTCAGCCCGTGGGTTTGCCACACGTGACGGTCTCCTCGAGCACGTCAGCGACCTTCGAGAGTTGGCAGCGACGGAGCGAACGCAGACGACCGGCCCGGTCACGGTCCAACTCGCGGGTGACGATGCCTGTCGATTCCGGCTCCTTGATCACGACCGAACACCCATCGCCGAGTCGACAGTTCCGTATCCGACTCGCGATGCTGCACGAAACGCCATTGACTCCCTCGTCCGAGTTGCCCCGGATGCACCGCTATTTACAATCGACGAGGCAGTGCTCTGGCTCGAGTGCGCCGATACCAGCGCTGACGATGTCGCCGATACTAGCGCTGACGATGACGCCAATGCCAGCGCCGACGGTGACGCCGATGCCAACGATGACGATGGAAGCGACGAAGAGCACGCCGACTGGCGCTGGACACTCATCGACGAGGAGCGAACGGTACTCGCACGCTCGCCCACACGAGACACACAGACCGCGCTGCGCTCGCAGATTGACAGCCTTCGCCGGCTCGCACCACACGCTGAACCCGTTCCACTCACAGGTGTCTCGTTCGACCTCGTTGAGCGTTCGGAAACGGACTCATCCACGACGGCAACCGAAGACACCCCACGCGAACGCTGGCAGTGGCGACTACTCGAGGCCGATGGCGAGCCAGTCGCAGTCGATGCCCGCCCCGGCGGCTCGAAAGCCGATGTCCACGAACGGATGGACAGTGTTCGGGACTTGCTCGCGGACGCGGACGTCCTCACACTCGAGGAGCCGGTGTTCGAACTGTACGCCGACGAGGAGTGGGCGTGGCGACTGGTCGATACGACCGGCGAGACGCTCCTCGAGAGTACCCAGACGTATCCGACGCGACAGGCTGTGACGAACGCACTCGAGACAATGCGAACGACGCTTCCGGCGGGTGCTGTGACTGTCGCTGGGGCTGAAGCGGAGACAGAAACGGAGCCAGAGACAAACTAA
- a CDS encoding VOC family protein: protein MEGTLDHTMLRVSDLEESLDWYQTHLEYEEKDRHEGDGFTIVYLGPEDMHEDGALLELTHNEGADDLEVGDAWGHIAVRVPDGELEEHYEQLMDEGVEDYRDPESCDYNYAFVTDPDGHEIEIVKRDVGALWSIDHTMIRVEDADEAIGFWTRKFGYDEVGRWEADSFANYFMEPTDAAEEAMSVELTYNYDGRSYDMGDAWGHLCVRVDDLADDWDQLMTREADDYRDPESNDNMYAFTTDQDGHEIELIERDLEADSLFPF, encoded by the coding sequence ATGGAGGGCACGCTCGACCACACGATGCTCCGCGTCTCGGACCTTGAGGAATCGCTCGACTGGTATCAGACCCACCTCGAGTACGAAGAAAAAGACCGCCACGAGGGCGACGGGTTCACCATCGTCTACCTCGGTCCCGAAGACATGCACGAGGACGGCGCACTGCTCGAGTTGACCCACAACGAGGGCGCAGACGACCTCGAGGTCGGCGACGCCTGGGGCCACATCGCCGTTCGCGTTCCCGACGGTGAACTCGAGGAGCACTACGAGCAGTTGATGGACGAAGGCGTCGAGGACTACCGCGATCCCGAATCCTGTGACTACAACTACGCGTTCGTCACAGATCCTGACGGCCACGAGATCGAGATTGTCAAACGCGACGTCGGCGCGCTCTGGAGTATCGATCACACGATGATCCGCGTCGAAGACGCCGACGAGGCCATCGGCTTCTGGACGCGCAAATTCGGTTACGACGAGGTCGGCCGCTGGGAGGCAGACTCCTTCGCGAACTACTTCATGGAACCTACCGATGCCGCCGAGGAGGCGATGTCGGTCGAACTCACCTACAACTATGACGGCCGCAGTTACGACATGGGCGACGCCTGGGGACACCTCTGTGTCCGCGTCGACGACCTCGCAGACGACTGGGACCAGCTCATGACCCGCGAGGCCGACGACTACCGCGACCCCGAGAGCAACGACAACATGTACGCCTTCACAACGGATCAGGACGGCCACGAAATCGAACTCATCGAGCGCGATCTCGAGGCCGACTCGCTGTTCCCGTTCTAA
- a CDS encoding ThuA domain-containing protein yields the protein MGTQVTVWNEFVHEQENDTVADLYPDGIHATIAEALEDHGFDTQTATLQEPEHGLTEDVLAETDVLTWWGHTAHDEVDDEIVERVKDHVLEGMGLLVLHSGHFSKIFRELMGTTCGLKWREAAERERLWVVEPSHPIADGIDEYIQLEEAEMYGEHFDIPQPETLVFNSWFEGGEVFRSGCCYRRGSGKIFYFRPGHETYPVYHNDEIQQVLANAVEWATPNADLSEPVRGNHEPLEEIDTSDDRTVH from the coding sequence ATGGGAACGCAGGTCACTGTCTGGAACGAATTCGTCCACGAACAGGAAAACGACACCGTCGCAGACCTCTACCCCGATGGGATTCATGCGACCATCGCGGAGGCACTCGAGGACCACGGCTTCGACACCCAAACCGCGACGCTCCAAGAGCCTGAACACGGCCTGACCGAGGACGTCCTCGCAGAGACGGACGTGCTCACCTGGTGGGGCCACACCGCCCACGACGAGGTCGACGACGAAATCGTCGAGCGGGTCAAAGACCACGTCCTCGAGGGAATGGGCCTGCTCGTCCTCCATTCGGGACACTTCTCGAAGATATTCAGAGAACTGATGGGCACCACCTGCGGGCTCAAATGGCGCGAAGCTGCCGAGCGCGAGCGTCTCTGGGTTGTCGAACCAAGCCACCCAATCGCCGACGGCATCGACGAGTACATCCAACTCGAGGAAGCCGAGATGTACGGCGAACACTTCGATATTCCACAGCCCGAAACGCTCGTCTTTAATTCGTGGTTCGAAGGCGGCGAAGTGTTCCGTTCGGGCTGTTGTTACCGCCGCGGCAGTGGGAAAATCTTCTATTTCCGACCGGGCCACGAGACCTATCCCGTCTATCACAACGACGAGATTCAACAGGTACTGGCAAACGCCGTCGAGTGGGCCACTCCGAACGCGGACCTCTCGGAGCCAGTTCGGGGCAATCACGAGCCACTCGAGGAGATCGACACGAGCGACGACCGAACGGTTCACTAA